The Micromonospora sp. WMMD961 genome has a segment encoding these proteins:
- a CDS encoding inorganic phosphate transporter has translation MTPELIAVLAVIGVALAFDYTNGFHDAANAIATSVSTRALTPRIALGLAAVGNFIGAHFGAGVAKTVGDGLVTLPTGVSSLGVVFAGVLGAIAWNLITWYFGLPSSSSHALFGGLVGATLLSTGGIVQWVNIGEKVLLPMVLSPIVGLTLGYLLMLAILWLFRKGQPGKLNRGFRWAQTASAAAMSVGHGMQDAAKTMGIVVLALYTGGFQESKTHIPGWVFWTSATMLALGTYAGGWRIIRTLGRKIIDLGPPEGFAAETVASAVLYFNALVLKAPISTTHTITSAIMGVGATKRLSAVRWNVAGNIVLAWIITFPAAALIACITYLLVRPLFG, from the coding sequence GTGACACCCGAACTCATCGCCGTGCTGGCGGTGATCGGGGTAGCCCTGGCGTTCGACTACACCAACGGCTTCCACGACGCCGCCAACGCGATCGCGACAAGCGTCTCCACCCGCGCGTTGACACCCCGGATCGCCCTGGGGCTCGCCGCCGTCGGCAACTTCATCGGCGCGCACTTCGGCGCCGGAGTCGCCAAGACCGTCGGCGACGGCCTGGTCACCCTGCCCACCGGTGTGAGCAGCCTGGGGGTGGTCTTCGCCGGGGTGCTCGGTGCCATCGCCTGGAACCTGATCACCTGGTACTTCGGTCTGCCGTCGTCGTCCTCGCACGCGCTCTTCGGTGGTCTGGTCGGCGCGACCCTGCTGTCCACCGGCGGCATCGTGCAGTGGGTCAACATCGGCGAGAAGGTGCTCCTGCCGATGGTGCTCTCGCCGATCGTCGGCCTCACCCTCGGCTACCTCCTGATGCTGGCCATCCTCTGGCTCTTCCGCAAGGGGCAGCCGGGCAAGCTCAACCGGGGCTTCCGCTGGGCGCAGACCGCCTCGGCGGCCGCCATGTCGGTCGGCCACGGCATGCAGGACGCCGCCAAGACCATGGGCATCGTGGTGCTGGCGCTCTACACCGGCGGTTTCCAGGAGAGCAAGACGCACATCCCGGGTTGGGTGTTCTGGACGTCGGCGACGATGCTGGCCCTCGGCACGTACGCCGGTGGTTGGCGGATCATCCGCACCCTCGGTCGCAAGATCATCGACCTGGGGCCGCCGGAGGGGTTCGCCGCCGAGACGGTCGCGAGCGCGGTGCTCTACTTCAACGCCCTGGTGCTCAAGGCGCCCATCTCCACGACCCACACGATCACCTCGGCGATCATGGGTGTGGGCGCGACCAAGCGGCTCTCCGCGGTCCGCTGGAACGTCGCCGGCAACATCGTGCTCGCCTGGATCATCACGTTCCCGGCCGCCGCGTTGATCGCCTGCATCACCTACCTGCTGGTCCGGCCGCTCTTCGGCTGA
- the sigJ gene encoding RNA polymerase sigma factor SigJ — protein MRDLATEFEAERGRLLAVAHRMLGSRAEAEDAVQETWLRYAGALADPGARADIRELSAWLTTTCARICLDVLRSARVRREAYPGQWLPEPVVSPLGGGPSSDGYAPDPADRAVRTDEVGAALLVVLERLAPEQRVALVLHDVFAVPFARVADVLGTTEVSARQLASRARRAVTAPDVPRHTADLAEQRRVLEAFVVATESGDLDQLLRVLAPDVVLVGDSGGHFPAARRPVLGADSVARLTLGLFGRTGRYARRVLSRPVLVDGVLGLQMETTHSDGRPIRLVTAFAVHEGRITAIYNQLNPEKLGALTPLGDDDTWPPRW, from the coding sequence GTGCGGGACCTGGCAACAGAGTTCGAGGCCGAGCGGGGTCGGCTGCTCGCGGTGGCCCACCGGATGCTGGGCAGCCGCGCCGAGGCGGAGGACGCGGTGCAGGAGACCTGGCTGCGCTACGCCGGGGCGCTGGCCGACCCGGGAGCCCGCGCCGACATCCGTGAGTTGTCCGCGTGGCTGACCACCACCTGCGCCCGGATCTGCCTGGACGTGCTCCGCTCGGCCCGGGTCCGCCGGGAGGCGTACCCCGGTCAGTGGCTTCCGGAGCCGGTGGTGAGCCCGTTGGGCGGCGGACCGTCCTCGGACGGGTACGCACCCGACCCGGCGGACCGGGCGGTCCGCACCGACGAGGTCGGCGCGGCGTTGCTGGTGGTGTTGGAACGGCTGGCACCGGAGCAGCGGGTCGCTCTCGTGCTGCACGACGTGTTCGCGGTGCCGTTCGCCCGGGTCGCCGACGTGCTCGGCACCACCGAGGTGTCGGCCCGACAGCTCGCCTCCCGGGCCCGCCGGGCGGTCACCGCGCCGGACGTTCCTCGGCACACCGCCGACCTGGCCGAGCAACGTCGGGTGCTCGAAGCGTTCGTCGTCGCCACCGAGTCCGGCGACCTGGACCAGTTGCTCCGGGTGCTCGCGCCGGACGTGGTGCTCGTCGGCGACTCGGGCGGGCACTTCCCGGCGGCACGGCGCCCGGTGCTCGGCGCGGACTCTGTCGCCCGCCTCACGCTCGGCCTGTTCGGCCGGACCGGCCGGTACGCCCGACGCGTGCTGTCCCGGCCGGTGTTGGTCGACGGGGTGCTCGGCCTGCAGATGGAGACGACGCACAGCGACGGCCGGCCCATCCGCCTGGTCACCGCCTTCGCGGTGCACGAGGGGCGGATCACCGCCATCTACAACCAGCTCAATCCGGAGAAGCTCGGCGCCCTGACGCCGTTGGGCGACGACGACACCTGGCCACCGCGCTGGTGA
- the pstS gene encoding phosphate ABC transporter substrate-binding protein PstS — protein sequence MKLQRYGAIAGLALAATLGLSACGSDNNEPTPGANASGSAAAVDCATGTLNAQGSSAQKNAMAEWIKAYQTKCQGTTINYEPTGSGAGIQAFIAGTADFAGSDSALKPEEQPQADAKCAGGKAIHLPMVIGPVAVAYNVSGVDNLQLKPATLAKIFAGKVTKWDDAAIKADNPGATLPATTIQTVHRSDESGTTDNFTNYLSKTAEADWTLGKAKAWKAPGGTGAKGSDGVASRVKGADGSIGYMEWSFAENAALKMAKIGNGNGEFAALTAEAAGKTIAGAKVEGQGDDLKLSIDYNTKEAGAYPIVLATYEIVCSKGLAADKLPLVKGLLGYAASTEGQAAMTELGYAPLPESVRTKVEAAVKNIS from the coding sequence GTGAAGCTCCAGCGGTACGGCGCGATTGCCGGCCTCGCCCTTGCTGCGACGCTCGGTCTCAGCGCATGCGGCTCGGACAACAACGAGCCCACCCCCGGCGCTAACGCTTCGGGCTCGGCCGCCGCGGTCGACTGCGCTACCGGCACGCTGAACGCCCAGGGCTCGTCGGCGCAGAAGAACGCCATGGCCGAATGGATCAAGGCGTACCAGACGAAGTGCCAGGGCACCACGATCAACTACGAGCCGACCGGCTCGGGTGCGGGCATCCAGGCGTTCATCGCCGGGACCGCCGACTTCGCCGGCTCCGACTCCGCCCTCAAGCCGGAGGAGCAGCCGCAGGCCGACGCCAAGTGCGCCGGCGGCAAGGCCATCCACCTGCCGATGGTGATCGGCCCGGTGGCCGTCGCCTACAACGTCAGCGGCGTGGACAACCTCCAGCTCAAGCCGGCCACCCTGGCGAAGATCTTCGCCGGCAAGGTGACCAAGTGGGACGACGCGGCGATCAAGGCCGACAACCCGGGTGCCACGCTCCCGGCGACCACCATCCAGACCGTCCACCGCTCGGACGAGTCGGGGACCACCGACAACTTCACCAACTACCTCTCCAAGACCGCCGAGGCCGACTGGACTCTCGGCAAGGCCAAGGCGTGGAAGGCCCCGGGCGGCACCGGCGCCAAGGGCTCGGACGGCGTGGCCAGCCGGGTCAAGGGCGCCGACGGCTCGATCGGCTACATGGAGTGGTCGTTCGCCGAGAACGCCGCTCTGAAGATGGCCAAGATCGGTAACGGTAACGGCGAGTTCGCCGCGCTGACCGCCGAGGCTGCCGGCAAGACCATCGCTGGCGCCAAGGTCGAGGGCCAGGGCGACGACCTCAAGCTGTCGATCGACTACAACACCAAGGAGGCCGGGGCCTACCCGATCGTCCTGGCGACGTACGAGATCGTCTGCAGCAAGGGCCTCGCCGCCGACAAGCTGCCGCTGGTCAAGGGCCTGCTGGGCTACGCCGCCAGCACCGAGGGCCAGGCTGCCATGACCGAGCTGGGCTACGCCCCGCTGCCGGAGAGCGTCCGCACCAAGGTCGAGGCCGCAGTCAAGAACATCTCCTGA
- a CDS encoding Gfo/Idh/MocA family oxidoreductase gives MTRWGILATGHIASRFAEDLRLVPDAELVAVGSRAAESARRFADTYGAKRAYGSWVELAADPEVDAIYVATPHSAHYEAAMTCLTAGRAVLLEKPFTLDLATSTELVDTARAAGVFLMEAMWMRTNPMILRVVELVAGGAIGTVSGVRADFGVAGPFPPDHRMRNPALGGGALLDLGIYPISLAHLLLGVPQHVRSWAQIGPEGTDENTGMLFGYDTGALATLSCGMVGATNLSASITGSTGRIDLPEPFFRPGSITLHRAGAEPETITADTAGNGYQYEAIEVQRCLAAGLTESPLVPHTTTLEVMALLDTVREQIGVRYE, from the coding sequence ATGACTCGTTGGGGCATCCTGGCCACCGGCCACATCGCCAGCCGTTTCGCCGAAGACCTCCGGCTGGTGCCGGACGCCGAGCTGGTCGCGGTCGGCTCCCGCGCCGCGGAGAGCGCGCGGCGTTTCGCCGACACGTACGGCGCGAAGCGCGCGTACGGCTCCTGGGTGGAGCTGGCCGCCGACCCGGAGGTGGACGCGATCTACGTGGCGACTCCGCACTCCGCGCACTACGAGGCGGCGATGACCTGCCTGACCGCCGGGCGGGCGGTGCTGTTGGAGAAGCCGTTCACCCTCGACCTGGCCACCAGCACCGAGTTGGTGGACACCGCCCGTGCCGCCGGGGTCTTCCTGATGGAAGCCATGTGGATGCGGACGAACCCGATGATCCTGCGGGTGGTCGAGCTGGTCGCGGGCGGGGCGATCGGCACGGTGAGCGGGGTCCGCGCCGACTTCGGGGTGGCCGGGCCGTTCCCGCCGGACCACCGGATGCGCAACCCGGCGCTGGGCGGGGGCGCGCTGCTCGACCTGGGCATCTACCCGATCAGCCTGGCCCACCTGCTACTCGGGGTGCCGCAGCACGTCCGGTCCTGGGCGCAGATCGGCCCGGAGGGCACCGACGAGAACACCGGCATGCTGTTCGGCTACGACACCGGTGCGCTGGCGACGCTGAGCTGCGGCATGGTCGGGGCGACCAACCTGTCCGCCTCCATCACCGGCAGCACGGGTCGGATCGACCTGCCGGAGCCGTTCTTCCGGCCGGGCTCGATCACCCTGCACCGGGCCGGTGCCGAACCGGAGACGATCACCGCGGACACTGCCGGCAACGGCTACCAGTACGAGGCGATCGAGGTGCAGCGCTGCCTGGCCGCCGGGCTGACCGAGAGCCCGCTGGTGCCCCACACCACCACCCTTGAGGTGATGGCGCTCCTCGACACGGTGCGCGAGCAGATCGGCGTGCGCTACGAGTGA
- the pstA gene encoding phosphate ABC transporter permease PstA, with product MTTTVTSHRTRPPAQPASLRAKRLPWYASPAIAVAALALAAVIVYGTGIGGPILVVVLGAILYLVGLFAAANAVEGRRSARNRTWSALIHSAFVLAVLPLVSVVWTLVSKGAERLDVTFFQTSMNNIGARDANGGAYHAIVGTLEQVGIATLITVPLGILCAIYIVEYGRGKFAFTIRFFVDVMTGIPSIVSGLFVLAFWVLVVSPWFNDGRPSFSGFAAALALSVLMLPTIVRSTEEMLRLVPAPLREGAYALGVPKWKTILRVVLPTALPGIVTGVMLAIARAAGETAPVLLVAGGGAAINTNPFENNQSSLSLFVYQQAGDASRYAPARAWTAALTLVALVLILTIAAKLLARRNRLSR from the coding sequence ATGACCACAACCGTCACCTCCCACCGCACCCGCCCGCCGGCCCAGCCGGCCTCGCTGCGGGCCAAGCGGCTGCCCTGGTACGCCTCGCCGGCCATCGCCGTGGCGGCCCTGGCGCTCGCCGCCGTGATCGTCTACGGCACCGGCATCGGCGGCCCGATTCTCGTGGTCGTCCTCGGCGCGATCCTCTACCTGGTCGGGCTCTTCGCCGCCGCCAACGCGGTCGAGGGGCGTCGCTCGGCCCGCAACCGCACCTGGAGCGCGCTGATCCACTCCGCGTTCGTGCTGGCGGTGCTGCCGCTCGTGTCGGTGGTCTGGACGCTGGTCAGCAAGGGCGCCGAGCGGCTGGACGTCACCTTCTTCCAGACCTCGATGAACAACATCGGGGCCCGGGACGCCAACGGCGGCGCGTACCACGCGATCGTCGGCACGCTGGAGCAGGTTGGCATCGCCACCCTGATCACCGTGCCGCTCGGCATCCTCTGCGCGATCTACATCGTCGAGTACGGCCGGGGCAAGTTCGCCTTCACGATCCGGTTCTTCGTGGACGTGATGACCGGCATCCCGTCGATCGTCTCCGGCCTGTTCGTGCTGGCGTTCTGGGTGCTGGTCGTGTCGCCGTGGTTCAACGACGGCCGGCCCAGCTTCTCCGGCTTCGCTGCCGCGCTCGCGCTGAGCGTGCTCATGCTGCCGACCATCGTCCGGTCCACCGAGGAGATGCTCCGCCTCGTCCCGGCGCCGCTGCGCGAGGGCGCGTACGCCCTCGGCGTACCCAAGTGGAAGACCATCCTGCGGGTGGTGCTGCCGACGGCGCTGCCCGGCATCGTCACCGGCGTCATGCTCGCCATCGCGCGCGCCGCCGGTGAGACCGCGCCAGTGCTGTTGGTCGCCGGCGGCGGCGCCGCGATCAACACCAACCCCTTCGAGAACAACCAGTCGTCGCTGTCCCTCTTCGTCTACCAGCAGGCCGGTGACGCGTCGAGGTACGCGCCGGCACGGGCGTGGACCGCGGCACTCACCCTGGTCGCCCTCGTGCTCATCCTGACGATCGCGGCGAAGCTGCTGGCCCGTCGCAACAGGCTCAGCCGATGA
- a CDS encoding DUF402 domain-containing protein, translating to MPSDMVRVIYRKYDGSAHRDYPARRLTEDDLGIWLGVPEGTESVYHGRPSVEKIPFILLVPHRAWWTAMFNPPPRTSEVYCDITTPARWESDETVNLIDLDLDVVRRRATGLVELLDEDEFAEHRARFGYPDDVVTEAEAAAQRLFAALGDGTEPFASAYRKWLALVV from the coding sequence ATGCCGAGCGACATGGTCCGAGTGATCTACCGCAAGTACGACGGCAGCGCCCACCGCGACTACCCGGCCCGCCGGCTCACCGAGGACGACCTCGGCATCTGGCTCGGCGTGCCCGAGGGCACCGAGTCGGTCTACCACGGCCGGCCGTCGGTGGAGAAGATCCCGTTCATCCTGCTGGTGCCTCATCGTGCCTGGTGGACGGCCATGTTCAACCCGCCGCCCCGCACCAGCGAGGTCTACTGCGACATCACCACTCCGGCCCGCTGGGAATCGGACGAGACAGTGAACCTCATCGACCTGGACCTCGACGTGGTGCGGCGTCGGGCCACCGGCCTGGTGGAGCTGCTCGACGAGGACGAGTTCGCCGAGCACCGGGCTCGGTTCGGTTACCCGGACGACGTGGTGACCGAGGCCGAAGCAGCGGCCCAGCGGCTGTTCGCGGCCCTCGGCGACGGCACGGAGCCGTTCGCCAGCGCGTACCGCAAGTGGTTGGCTCTCGTGGTCTGA
- the pstC gene encoding phosphate ABC transporter permease subunit PstC — MGDTPHRSADAGTGGTRVTQSHEWPAGASARVAEAPVSTRSPGGAGLGGGGALPRSRKFGAERAFRGLTLAAGTAVLVIIAAIAIFLVAKAVPALRANTENFWTYEGWSPNETEPKFGIGALAFGTVLSSALALLIAVPVALGIALYLSHYAPRRLGTALGFLVDLLAAVPSVVFGLWGRDVFSSPVRDFSVWLNQHFSWIPLFGGDGPFGASVMLGALVLAIMVLPIITSLSREVFLQTPTANEEAALALGATRWEMLRTAVLPYGRPGIIAAMMLGLGRALGETIALALTLGITFNISFNLIQNGGNTIAANIANAFGEANETGRGALIASGLVLFAITLIVNITARAIIYRRREFTESAA, encoded by the coding sequence ATGGGTGACACCCCCCACCGCTCGGCCGACGCCGGCACCGGCGGGACGCGCGTGACCCAGAGTCACGAGTGGCCCGCCGGTGCCTCGGCGCGTGTGGCCGAGGCACCAGTCAGCACCCGTTCCCCGGGCGGCGCCGGGCTGGGCGGCGGCGGCGCGCTGCCGCGCAGCCGGAAGTTCGGCGCCGAGCGGGCCTTCCGCGGTCTCACCCTGGCCGCCGGCACCGCCGTTCTGGTCATCATCGCCGCCATCGCGATCTTCCTGGTCGCCAAGGCGGTGCCGGCCCTGCGCGCCAACACCGAGAACTTCTGGACCTACGAGGGCTGGTCCCCCAATGAGACGGAGCCGAAGTTCGGCATCGGCGCCCTCGCCTTCGGCACCGTGCTCAGCTCCGCACTGGCGCTGCTGATCGCGGTTCCGGTGGCGCTGGGCATCGCGCTCTACCTGTCGCACTACGCGCCCCGCCGGCTGGGCACCGCGCTCGGCTTCCTGGTCGACCTGCTGGCCGCCGTGCCGAGCGTGGTCTTCGGCCTCTGGGGACGGGACGTCTTCAGCAGCCCGGTCCGGGACTTCTCGGTCTGGCTGAACCAGCACTTCAGCTGGATCCCGCTCTTCGGCGGCGACGGCCCGTTCGGCGCGTCCGTGATGCTGGGTGCCCTGGTGCTCGCCATCATGGTGTTGCCGATCATCACCTCGCTCTCCCGCGAGGTGTTCCTCCAGACGCCGACCGCGAACGAGGAGGCGGCCCTCGCCCTGGGTGCCACCCGCTGGGAGATGCTCCGCACCGCGGTGCTCCCGTACGGCCGCCCCGGCATCATCGCCGCGATGATGCTCGGCCTCGGCCGGGCGCTCGGCGAGACCATCGCCCTGGCGTTGACCCTCGGCATCACCTTCAACATCTCGTTCAACCTGATCCAGAACGGCGGCAACACCATCGCCGCCAACATCGCCAACGCGTTCGGCGAGGCGAACGAGACCGGCCGGGGCGCGCTCATCGCCTCGGGCCTGGTGCTCTTCGCCATCACGCTGATCGTCAACATCACGGCGCGGGCGATCATCTACCGCCGCCGGGAGTTCACGGAGTCGGCCGCATGA
- a CDS encoding PPK2 family polyphosphate kinase, producing MSAPQQGQIMAPAGGSVRELLRVTAPVDLGAIDPRSTPGLPETAGRGEPRKAWAREQVELVGAELGQQQEMLFAMAKTGSQRPGHRVLLVLQAMDCGGKDGTIKRVAGAMNPLGLHIRSFGPPTRQELRHDFLWRIRRELPPPGYVGMFNRSHYEDVLIARVGSLVPETTWRARYDAINSFERELTEGGMTLVKVMLHISYDEQGKRLLERLTDPRKHWKYNPSDIDSRGHWDEYQAAYAEALSRCATDAAPWFVVPADRKWYRDWAVAHLLRETFDTLDLGYPAADFDVNEERKRLGAGGPGARGAAEMNSR from the coding sequence ATGAGCGCACCCCAGCAAGGGCAGATCATGGCACCCGCTGGCGGCTCCGTACGGGAGTTGCTGCGGGTCACCGCGCCGGTGGACCTCGGCGCCATCGACCCCCGATCCACGCCCGGCCTGCCGGAGACGGCGGGGCGCGGCGAACCTCGTAAGGCCTGGGCGCGAGAGCAGGTGGAGTTGGTCGGTGCCGAGTTGGGCCAGCAGCAGGAGATGCTCTTCGCGATGGCCAAGACCGGGTCGCAGCGGCCCGGACACCGGGTGCTGCTGGTGCTTCAAGCCATGGACTGCGGTGGCAAGGACGGCACGATCAAGCGGGTGGCCGGCGCGATGAACCCACTGGGCCTGCACATCCGCTCGTTCGGGCCGCCGACCCGCCAGGAGTTGCGGCACGACTTCCTCTGGCGGATTCGTCGGGAGCTGCCGCCGCCGGGGTACGTGGGGATGTTCAACCGTTCGCACTACGAGGACGTGTTGATCGCCCGAGTCGGGTCGCTGGTGCCGGAGACGACCTGGCGGGCCCGCTACGACGCGATCAACTCGTTCGAACGGGAGCTGACCGAGGGTGGAATGACCCTGGTCAAGGTCATGTTGCACATCTCGTACGACGAGCAGGGCAAGCGCCTGCTGGAACGCCTCACCGACCCGCGCAAGCACTGGAAGTACAACCCGTCCGACATCGACTCCCGAGGGCACTGGGACGAGTACCAGGCCGCGTACGCCGAGGCCCTCAGCCGGTGCGCCACGGACGCCGCACCCTGGTTCGTGGTGCCGGCGGACCGCAAGTGGTACCGGGACTGGGCGGTGGCTCACCTGCTGCGTGAGACGTTCGACACCCTCGACCTCGGGTATCCGGCTGCCGATTTCGACGTGAACGAGGAGCGCAAGCGGCTTGGTGCTGGGGGACCGGGTGCGCGTGGGGCAGCCGAGATGAACAGCAGGTAA
- a CDS encoding DUF47 family protein, which produces MKFSFRPTEGAFYELFTRAAQNLVRGTTLLNELALPGVDVQSVSERLTEVEHDSDQITHELYKKINSTFITPFDREDIYRLGSLLDDVMDHLEAVGDLLYLYGLTELPALPRELHEMVNVLDQQAKLTADAMPRLKSMKDLEDYWIECNRLENEGDRINRQLLVRLFSGEYDALTVLKMKEVADELEAACDAFEHVANTVETIAVKES; this is translated from the coding sequence GTGAAGTTTTCCTTCCGCCCCACCGAGGGCGCCTTCTACGAGCTCTTCACCAGGGCCGCGCAGAACCTGGTCCGGGGCACCACGCTGCTCAACGAGCTGGCCCTGCCCGGCGTTGACGTGCAGTCCGTCAGCGAGCGACTGACCGAGGTCGAGCACGACAGCGACCAGATCACCCACGAGCTGTACAAGAAGATCAACTCGACCTTCATCACCCCGTTCGACCGGGAGGACATCTACCGGCTCGGCTCGCTGCTGGACGACGTGATGGACCACCTGGAAGCGGTGGGCGACCTGCTCTACCTGTACGGGCTGACCGAGCTGCCGGCGCTGCCCCGCGAACTGCACGAGATGGTCAACGTGCTCGACCAGCAGGCCAAGCTGACCGCCGACGCGATGCCCCGGCTGAAGTCGATGAAGGACCTCGAGGACTACTGGATCGAGTGCAACCGCCTGGAGAACGAGGGCGACCGGATCAACCGGCAGTTGCTCGTGCGCCTCTTCTCCGGCGAGTACGACGCGTTGACGGTGCTGAAGATGAAGGAGGTCGCCGACGAGCTGGAGGCCGCCTGCGACGCCTTCGAGCACGTGGCGAACACGGTCGAGACCATCGCGGTCAAGGAGTCCTGA
- the pstB gene encoding phosphate ABC transporter ATP-binding protein PstB: MAKRVEASNVTAYYGGFKAIENINLTVEPKTVTALIGPSGCGKSTFLRSINRMHEVLPGARVEGSLTIDDQDIYDRDVDVTAVRRMIGMVFQRPNPFPTMSIFENVVAGLRLNGVRKKSILDEAAEKALRSANLWDEVKDRLGKPGAGLSGGQQQRLCIARTIAVEPQVVLMDEPCSALDPISTLAIEDLMFQLKDKFTIIIVTHNMQQAARVSDRTAFFSIEKTGDPGRLIEYDNTQKIFSNPSVKKTEDYITGRFG; this comes from the coding sequence ATGGCCAAGCGCGTCGAAGCCTCGAACGTCACCGCCTACTACGGCGGTTTCAAGGCGATCGAGAACATCAACCTGACCGTCGAGCCGAAGACGGTCACCGCCCTGATCGGCCCGTCCGGCTGCGGCAAGTCCACCTTCCTGCGGTCGATCAACCGGATGCACGAGGTGCTGCCGGGGGCCCGGGTCGAGGGCAGCCTCACCATCGACGACCAGGACATCTACGACCGGGACGTGGACGTCACCGCGGTCCGGCGCATGATCGGCATGGTCTTCCAGCGGCCGAACCCGTTCCCCACCATGAGCATCTTCGAGAACGTGGTGGCCGGGCTGAGGCTCAACGGGGTCCGCAAGAAGTCGATCCTGGACGAGGCCGCGGAGAAGGCGCTGCGCTCGGCAAACCTCTGGGACGAGGTCAAGGACCGGCTCGGCAAGCCCGGTGCGGGCCTCTCCGGCGGTCAGCAACAGCGGCTCTGCATCGCCCGGACCATCGCGGTCGAGCCGCAGGTCGTCCTGATGGACGAGCCGTGCTCGGCGCTGGACCCGATCTCCACGCTGGCGATCGAGGACCTGATGTTCCAGCTCAAGGACAAGTTCACGATCATCATCGTCACGCACAACATGCAGCAGGCCGCGCGGGTCTCGGACCGTACCGCCTTCTTCTCCATCGAGAAGACCGGCGACCCGGGCCGGCTGATCGAGTACGACAACACCCAGAAGATCTTCAGCAACCCGAGCGTGAAGAAGACCGAGGACTACATCACCGGCCGCTTCGGCTGA
- a CDS encoding NUDIX domain-containing protein produces the protein MTIDSDGFAAPAALVEHARRFQAEGGTPAVPRVAATVLLLRPTDADFEVYVIRRVAAMTFGGMYAFPGGGVDRSDSETHLDWAGPTPDEWAGRLGVASGAAQAVVCAAAREVFEEAGVLLAGPDPATVVGDVSGDDWEAARQDLEGRRLGFAALLADRQLTLRSDLLLPWSRWITPEFEPRRFDTYFFVALLPAGQRTRDVSGEADHTLWIRPADALARAKAGELTMLPPTLVTLAQVAAAGDLAGVARAAVDRDAATPITPRLDLPPNGEPRFVLG, from the coding sequence ATGACGATCGACAGTGACGGCTTCGCCGCCCCGGCCGCCCTGGTCGAACACGCCCGCCGGTTCCAGGCCGAGGGCGGCACCCCGGCGGTGCCCCGGGTCGCGGCCACCGTGCTGCTGCTGCGCCCGACCGACGCCGACTTCGAGGTGTACGTCATCCGCCGGGTCGCCGCCATGACCTTCGGCGGGATGTACGCCTTCCCCGGCGGCGGGGTGGACCGCTCCGACTCCGAGACACACCTGGACTGGGCCGGGCCCACGCCAGATGAGTGGGCCGGGCGGCTCGGGGTAGCTTCGGGCGCGGCCCAGGCGGTGGTCTGCGCCGCCGCGCGGGAGGTCTTCGAGGAGGCGGGCGTGCTGCTCGCCGGCCCGGACCCGGCGACAGTGGTGGGCGACGTCAGTGGCGACGACTGGGAGGCCGCCCGGCAGGACCTGGAGGGACGTCGGCTGGGCTTCGCGGCGCTGCTCGCCGACCGTCAGCTCACCCTCCGGTCGGACCTGTTGCTGCCGTGGAGCCGGTGGATCACCCCGGAGTTCGAACCGCGCCGCTTCGACACGTACTTCTTCGTCGCCCTGCTGCCGGCGGGACAACGGACCCGGGACGTCTCCGGCGAGGCCGACCACACGCTGTGGATCCGGCCGGCGGACGCGTTGGCCCGCGCCAAGGCCGGCGAGCTGACCATGCTGCCACCGACGCTGGTCACGCTGGCCCAGGTGGCGGCAGCCGGCGACCTGGCCGGAGTGGCGCGGGCGGCGGTCGACCGCGACGCCGCCACCCCCATCACCCCCCGCCTGGACCTACCCCCGAACGGGGAACCCCGCTTCGTGCTCGGCTGA